From the genome of Cedecea lapagei, one region includes:
- the asd gene encoding aspartate-semialdehyde dehydrogenase, translating to MKNVGFIGWRGMVGSVLMQRMVEERDFDAIHPVFFSTSQLGQAAPTFAGTTGGTLQDAFDLEALKALDIIVTCQGGDYTNEIYPKLRESGWQGYWIDAASSLRMKDDAIIILDPVNQHVIQEGLNKGVKTFVGGNCTVSLMLMSLGGLFANDLVDWVSVATYQAASGGGARHMRELLNQMGQLYGEVSTELANPASAILDIERKVTELGRSGKLPVDNFGVPLAGSLIPWIDKQLDNGQSREEWKGQAETNKILATSSAIPVDGLCVRVGALRCHSQAFTIKLKKDVSIPTVEELLAAHNPWAKVVPNDREITMRELTPAAVTGTLSTPVGRLRKLNMGPEYLSAFTVGDQLLWGAAEPLRRMLRSLA from the coding sequence ATGAAAAATGTTGGTTTTATTGGCTGGCGCGGTATGGTCGGCTCTGTACTCATGCAACGCATGGTGGAAGAGCGCGATTTTGACGCCATTCATCCGGTTTTCTTCTCCACTTCCCAGCTTGGGCAGGCAGCCCCTACATTTGCCGGCACGACCGGCGGTACACTGCAGGACGCCTTTGATCTGGAAGCGCTGAAGGCGCTGGATATCATAGTGACCTGCCAGGGCGGCGATTATACCAACGAAATCTATCCAAAGCTCCGTGAAAGCGGCTGGCAGGGGTACTGGATTGACGCGGCTTCTTCTCTGCGCATGAAAGATGACGCGATTATCATCCTTGACCCGGTCAACCAGCACGTGATTCAGGAAGGCCTGAACAAAGGCGTTAAAACCTTCGTTGGCGGTAACTGTACCGTGAGCCTGATGCTGATGTCCCTCGGCGGCCTGTTCGCTAATGACCTCGTTGACTGGGTGTCCGTTGCCACTTACCAGGCCGCTTCCGGCGGCGGCGCGCGCCATATGCGTGAACTGCTGAACCAGATGGGGCAGCTTTACGGTGAGGTTTCCACCGAGTTGGCGAACCCGGCTTCGGCAATCCTGGATATCGAACGTAAGGTCACCGAGCTTGGCCGCAGCGGAAAACTGCCGGTGGATAACTTTGGCGTGCCGCTGGCCGGCAGCCTGATCCCGTGGATCGACAAGCAGCTCGACAACGGCCAGAGCCGTGAAGAGTGGAAAGGTCAGGCAGAGACCAACAAAATCCTGGCCACCTCTTCGGCGATCCCGGTGGACGGTCTGTGCGTGCGCGTGGGCGCGCTGCGCTGCCACAGCCAGGCGTTTACCATCAAGCTGAAGAAAGATGTTTCCATCCCAACCGTAGAAGAACTGCTGGCCGCACACAATCCGTGGGCGAAAGTGGTGCCAAACGACCGCGAGATCACCATGCGCGAGCTGACGCCAGCCGCGGTGACCGGCACGCTCTCTACGCCGGTAGGCCGACTGCGTAAGCTGAACATGGGGCCTGAGTATCTCTCCGCGTTCACCGTCGGCGATCAGCTGCTGTGGGGCGCCGCCGAACCGTTGCGCAGAATGCTGCGGTCGCTGGCATAG
- a CDS encoding substrate-binding domain-containing protein gives MLNLRQPLCGALLLTTLLTPSITRAHQPSPAHIRVAVIGGMMYSNLWQTLSARFEQQHPEYRIEVVAKGQRPKLAKAMEEGKVDLLTMHSGDITTDLVANGHGIHMRPWTRNDLVIWGPREDPAGIRGMKDGALALAKIAASKSPWIDFQGIGPREMAHSLWARAGVRPEGDWVLKDSLPGGHGILSQIADRHAYIITGRMPVLLGKWTPDPRVEILVDGDPTMRRPYIVMETNPLRHPGVNSAGARALADFLLSPTTQRFLLSYDGSVKDGKPLFYPVWPQCKSRQPA, from the coding sequence ATGTTGAATCTTCGACAACCCCTCTGCGGCGCGCTGCTGCTGACCACCCTGCTCACGCCCTCTATTACCCGTGCACACCAACCCTCGCCTGCGCACATCCGGGTAGCGGTGATCGGCGGGATGATGTACTCGAACCTCTGGCAGACGCTCAGCGCCCGCTTCGAGCAGCAGCATCCGGAGTACCGTATTGAGGTGGTGGCAAAAGGCCAGCGGCCAAAGCTTGCAAAGGCGATGGAGGAAGGCAAAGTTGACCTGCTGACCATGCACTCCGGCGATATTACGACCGATTTGGTTGCCAACGGCCACGGGATCCATATGCGACCGTGGACGCGTAACGATCTGGTTATCTGGGGGCCGAGGGAAGATCCGGCGGGTATTCGTGGGATGAAAGACGGCGCGCTGGCGCTGGCGAAAATCGCCGCCAGCAAAAGTCCGTGGATAGATTTTCAGGGCATCGGGCCGCGAGAGATGGCGCACAGCCTGTGGGCCCGTGCCGGGGTGCGTCCGGAAGGTGACTGGGTTTTGAAAGACAGTTTACCCGGCGGGCACGGCATCCTGAGCCAGATTGCTGACCGCCACGCCTATATCATCACCGGGCGGATGCCGGTGCTGCTTGGCAAGTGGACGCCAGATCCGCGCGTCGAGATCCTCGTTGACGGTGACCCGACGATGCGCCGCCCTTATATCGTGATGGAAACCAACCCGCTTCGTCATCCCGGGGTGAACAGCGCCGGGGCACGGGCGCTGGCAGATTTTCTGCTAAGCCCAACTACCCAACGCTTTTTGCTGAGCTACGACGGCAGCGTGAAGGACGGCAAGCCTTTGTTCTACCCGGTCTGGCCGCAGTGTAAAAGCCGCCAGCCCGCCTAG
- a CDS encoding TonB-dependent receptor plug domain-containing protein encodes MRTVLSPLALCLFTPLSLAALSDVEDVIVVTGDSRNVQQQTSSLVSVSRETMEQQGSLTVADALQHVPGIQLRYGGQGVPQLDIRGYKSRDITFLVNGVPQNSAWNSQFDPQLIPAGMIERIDIIKGGSGSLLYGSGGFGGVINVITRQGDSEPQSTLAVGAGNGGHYTANASTHGAAGALDYAASYAWDSKEGFPMAADFTPIGQQGDGRRSNSDNRNHTLATSLNWQASEATRLGLNLNYRHDSWGVPDKLGGNGTGGGGGGGGGGGGKGNAKAGGGGSGPAWNTMRVDPLEHYDVQTTFSHQLAGSNTLRGYAWYSHETRDNPYLAKSVERLQRTRTESYGSNLQWISQLSREHTLTNGVTLAEDRWRCSGDDCTAQQNRHRIGQQEWVAEYQFQPNDRLGVTLSGALYHNDRAGGTDYAAQAGGYWYPWQDTRLFTTAARRIRFPDLSQLYDIEYGNRTLVPETSHYFEVGVEQVLLSRVQLKLSASVSDVYHSIEKSALTDRFTNFDRYRFWNIEPGVHYFISESTDLALGYSWLKAENKGDDTSRSALQGRPTHSAWLALNTRLPLDLSASIRAESFWDSVQYQGQSETPVKLDNYTLVGLSLSGPSPWAPLTWQIAVNNLFDENYAQALNLPRPGREYLLQLKMNF; translated from the coding sequence ATGCGTACTGTTTTATCACCCCTGGCACTTTGCCTCTTTACGCCGCTCTCTCTCGCCGCACTTTCGGATGTCGAAGACGTTATCGTGGTGACGGGCGACAGCCGCAACGTACAGCAGCAAACGTCCTCCCTGGTCTCGGTGAGCCGTGAAACGATGGAGCAACAGGGTAGCCTGACGGTGGCCGATGCCCTGCAGCATGTGCCGGGCATTCAACTTCGCTACGGCGGCCAGGGCGTACCACAGCTTGATATTCGTGGCTATAAGTCGCGGGACATCACCTTTCTGGTCAACGGCGTACCGCAAAACAGCGCGTGGAATAGCCAGTTTGATCCGCAGCTCATCCCGGCAGGGATGATTGAACGCATCGATATCATCAAAGGCGGTTCCGGCTCACTGCTGTACGGGTCCGGCGGCTTCGGCGGCGTGATTAACGTCATCACCCGCCAGGGCGATAGCGAACCGCAGAGCACGCTCGCCGTCGGCGCGGGCAACGGCGGGCATTACACCGCAAACGCCAGCACCCACGGGGCCGCCGGGGCGCTGGATTATGCCGCAAGCTACGCCTGGGACAGCAAAGAGGGCTTTCCCATGGCGGCAGATTTCACCCCCATCGGGCAGCAGGGCGACGGACGGCGCAGCAACAGCGATAACCGCAATCACACCCTCGCCACCTCTCTCAACTGGCAGGCCAGCGAAGCTACTCGCCTGGGGCTCAACCTCAACTATCGCCACGATAGCTGGGGCGTTCCCGATAAGCTGGGCGGCAACGGCACGGGCGGTGGCGGTGGCGGTGGCGGTGGCGGTGGCGGGAAAGGTAACGCGAAAGCCGGAGGAGGCGGTAGCGGCCCGGCGTGGAACACTATGCGGGTCGATCCGCTGGAACACTACGATGTACAAACCACGTTCTCCCACCAGCTGGCAGGCAGCAACACCCTGCGCGGCTACGCCTGGTATAGCCACGAAACCCGAGACAATCCGTATCTTGCGAAATCTGTCGAACGCCTGCAGCGCACCCGCACGGAGAGCTATGGCAGCAACCTGCAGTGGATAAGCCAGCTGAGCCGTGAACATACGCTCACCAACGGCGTCACCCTCGCGGAAGACCGCTGGCGCTGCAGCGGCGACGACTGTACAGCGCAACAAAACCGCCACCGCATCGGCCAGCAGGAGTGGGTAGCGGAATATCAGTTCCAGCCCAATGACAGGCTTGGAGTGACGCTCAGCGGTGCGCTGTATCATAACGATCGCGCCGGAGGTACAGACTACGCCGCACAGGCAGGGGGCTACTGGTACCCCTGGCAGGACACTCGTCTTTTCACCACCGCCGCGCGGCGGATCCGCTTCCCGGATCTCAGCCAGCTGTACGACATCGAGTACGGCAACCGCACGCTGGTACCAGAAACCTCGCACTACTTCGAAGTCGGCGTCGAGCAAGTTTTACTGAGCCGCGTTCAGCTCAAGCTTAGCGCCTCGGTCAGCGATGTTTATCACTCTATAGAAAAATCAGCGCTGACCGATCGTTTCACTAATTTCGATCGCTACCGATTCTGGAACATCGAGCCGGGGGTTCACTATTTTATCTCTGAGAGCACCGATCTGGCCCTGGGCTACTCGTGGCTGAAGGCTGAGAACAAAGGCGATGACACCAGCCGCTCAGCGCTGCAGGGCCGTCCCACCCACAGCGCGTGGCTGGCGCTGAACACCCGCCTGCCGCTTGATCTCTCGGCCTCAATCAGGGCGGAGAGCTTTTGGGACTCGGTGCAGTACCAGGGCCAGAGCGAAACGCCGGTGAAGCTCGACAACTATACCCTGGTGGGCCTCAGCCTCTCCGGGCCGTCGCCGTGGGCGCCGCTCACCTGGCAGATCGCGGTCAATAACCTGTTTGACGAAAACTATGCCCAGGCGCTGAACCTTCCGCGCCCAGGCCGCGAGTACCTGCTGCAGTTAAAAATGAATTTTTAA
- the glgB gene encoding 1,4-alpha-glucan branching enzyme: MPVLPERDVIDALITGHFADPFSLLGMHQTDAGLEVRALLPDATEVWVIEPKTGRKVGQLERLDSRGFFCGLIPRRKNFFRYQLAVVWHGQENLIDDPYRFGPLIQELDSWLLSEGTHLRPYETLGAHADTMDGVAGIRFSLWAPNARRVSVVGQFNYWDGRRHPMRLRRESGIWELFIPGAHNGQLYKFELLDADGNLRIKADPYAFEAQMRPETASLICGLPEKTTLSPERQKANGFDQPISIYEVHLGSWRRHSDNNFWLSYRELADQLIPYVKEMGFTHLELLPVNEHPFDGSWGYQPQGLYAPTRRFGTRDDFLYLIRTAHEAGLNVLLDWVPGHFPTDDAGLATFDGTALYEHSDPREGYHQDWNTLIYNYGRREVCNYLVGNALYWIERFGIDGLRVDAVASMIYRDYSREKGEWVPNEYGGRENLEAIEFLRNTNRIIGEQTPGAVTMAEESTDFAGVSRPPSMGGLGFWFKWNLGWMHDTLDYMKLDPIYRQHHHDKMTFGMLYNSTENFVLPLSHDEVVHGKKSILDRMPGDAWQKFANLRAYYGWMWAFPGKKLLFMGNEFAQGREWNHDSSLDWHLLQGGDNWHHGVQRLVRDLNHTYRRHAALHQLDFDDYGFEWLVVEDKANSVFVFVRRDAEGNEVIVASNFTPVPRYHYRFGIHQPGRWREELNTDSMHYHGSNAGNSGTVRSEAVPSHGREHSLCITLPPLSTLWLVREGEA, encoded by the coding sequence ATGCCTGTTCTGCCGGAAAGAGACGTGATCGATGCGCTCATTACGGGTCACTTTGCCGATCCGTTTTCCCTGCTGGGGATGCACCAAACCGACGCCGGGCTCGAAGTCCGCGCGCTGCTGCCTGACGCCACCGAAGTCTGGGTTATTGAGCCGAAAACGGGCCGCAAAGTGGGTCAGCTTGAGCGCCTCGATTCCCGGGGCTTCTTTTGCGGACTGATTCCTCGTCGTAAAAATTTCTTTCGCTACCAGCTTGCGGTGGTCTGGCACGGTCAGGAAAACCTGATCGACGATCCCTACCGTTTTGGCCCTCTGATTCAGGAGCTGGATAGCTGGCTACTGTCCGAAGGGACCCATTTACGCCCCTATGAAACGCTGGGAGCGCACGCCGACACGATGGATGGCGTAGCGGGAATACGCTTCTCGCTTTGGGCGCCGAACGCCAGGCGTGTCTCCGTCGTCGGGCAGTTTAACTACTGGGATGGCCGCCGGCATCCGATGCGGCTGCGGCGGGAAAGCGGTATCTGGGAACTGTTCATCCCCGGAGCGCACAACGGGCAGCTGTATAAATTTGAGCTGCTGGATGCCGACGGAAACCTGCGCATTAAGGCCGATCCCTACGCTTTTGAAGCGCAAATGCGTCCCGAAACCGCCTCTCTGATTTGCGGTCTGCCGGAAAAAACTACGCTTAGCCCTGAGCGGCAAAAAGCCAACGGTTTTGACCAGCCAATCTCAATCTATGAAGTACACCTCGGCTCCTGGCGCCGCCATAGCGACAATAACTTCTGGCTTAGCTACCGCGAACTGGCTGATCAGCTTATTCCCTACGTCAAGGAGATGGGCTTTACCCATCTTGAGCTGCTGCCGGTTAACGAACATCCGTTTGACGGCAGCTGGGGCTATCAGCCTCAGGGGCTTTATGCCCCCACGCGCCGCTTTGGCACGCGCGACGACTTTCTCTACCTCATCAGAACCGCCCACGAGGCCGGGCTTAACGTTTTGCTCGACTGGGTGCCAGGGCATTTCCCGACGGATGACGCCGGGCTGGCAACCTTTGACGGTACCGCGCTGTATGAGCATAGCGACCCGCGTGAAGGCTATCACCAGGACTGGAACACGCTGATTTACAACTATGGTCGACGTGAAGTCTGTAACTATCTGGTTGGCAACGCGCTCTACTGGATTGAGCGTTTTGGCATAGACGGCCTGCGGGTGGATGCCGTGGCCTCAATGATTTATCGCGACTATAGCCGGGAGAAGGGGGAGTGGGTGCCGAATGAGTACGGCGGTCGCGAAAATCTGGAAGCCATTGAGTTCCTGCGCAATACCAACCGCATTATCGGCGAGCAAACGCCGGGCGCGGTGACGATGGCGGAAGAGTCCACCGATTTTGCCGGCGTCTCGCGTCCGCCGAGTATGGGCGGCCTGGGTTTCTGGTTTAAATGGAATCTGGGCTGGATGCACGACACGCTCGATTACATGAAGCTTGATCCGATCTACCGCCAGCATCATCACGATAAAATGACCTTCGGTATGCTCTACAACAGTACCGAAAACTTCGTCCTGCCGCTTTCGCACGATGAAGTCGTTCACGGCAAAAAATCGATTCTCGACCGCATGCCGGGAGACGCCTGGCAGAAGTTCGCTAACCTGCGAGCCTACTATGGCTGGATGTGGGCCTTCCCCGGTAAGAAGCTGCTGTTTATGGGCAATGAATTTGCCCAGGGGCGCGAATGGAACCACGACAGCAGCCTCGACTGGCATTTACTGCAGGGCGGCGATAACTGGCACCACGGCGTGCAGCGCCTGGTCCGCGACCTGAATCATACCTACCGGCGTCATGCGGCTTTGCATCAGCTGGATTTTGACGACTACGGCTTTGAATGGCTGGTGGTGGAAGATAAGGCGAATTCGGTCTTTGTTTTTGTACGGCGTGACGCCGAGGGAAATGAAGTGATCGTCGCCAGTAACTTTACGCCGGTGCCGCGTTACCACTATCGCTTCGGTATTCATCAGCCGGGACGCTGGCGCGAGGAGCTGAATACCGACTCCATGCACTATCACGGCAGCAACGCTGGCAACAGCGGCACGGTGCGGAGTGAGGCGGTGCCGAGCCACGGGCGTGAGCATTCGCTGTGCATTACGCTGCCGCCGCTGTCTACCCTTTGGCTGGTGCGGGAAGGTGAAGCATGA
- the glgX gene encoding glycogen debranching protein GlgX yields the protein MTQLTQGHPAPYGASYDGKGVNFTLYSVHAEKVELCLFDEHGHERRFDMPSRTGDIWHGYLPEGKPGLLYGYRVHGPWEPEKGNRFNPAKLLLDPCARVVVGGVEDHPHFHCGYDQPDPEDSAPYMAKCVVVREQFDWEDDQPLRTPWGNTVIYEAHVRGLTLLHPGIPEEQRGTYAALGHPVMIDYFKRLGITAIELLPVAHFVTEPRISQLGLSNYWGYNPRVFYAVESYYAVDRNPHRAANELRGAIKALHKAGIEVILDIVLNHSAELDKDGPTLSLSGIDNRSYYWLMDNGDYQNWTGCGNTLNLSTPGVVAQMTDCLRYWVDSFHVDGFRFDLASVMGRTPEFRQDAPLFEAIKNDPHLSQVKLIAEPWDIGQGGYQVGNFPPLFAEWNDHFRDGMRRFWLRQDLSLGGFACRFAGSSDVYRHGERLPSTSINFVTAHDGFTLRDCVSFNQKHNEANGEDNRDGTQSNFSNNYGYEGLEANLITKERRRDSVHALLTTLLLSQGTPMLLAGDEHGHSQHGNNNAYCQDNVLTWLDWEQGNDGLASFTAALIHLRQAIPALTANRWWEVGDDNVRWLNKEAQPLSVDEWQCGVHRLQIQLSDRWLITINATEDVADIVLPEGEWRAVPPFAGEDNPVVMVLWHGPAHGVCVFHKS from the coding sequence ATGACGCAGCTGACTCAGGGCCATCCGGCTCCCTATGGTGCCAGCTATGACGGCAAGGGCGTCAACTTCACGCTCTATTCGGTGCATGCGGAGAAGGTAGAGCTTTGTCTGTTCGACGAACATGGCCACGAGCGGCGCTTTGACATGCCGTCGCGCACCGGGGATATCTGGCACGGCTATTTGCCGGAGGGCAAACCGGGTCTGTTATACGGCTACCGGGTTCACGGGCCATGGGAGCCGGAAAAAGGAAACCGCTTTAATCCTGCCAAACTGCTGCTCGATCCCTGCGCCCGCGTAGTGGTGGGCGGCGTTGAAGATCATCCGCATTTTCACTGCGGCTACGATCAACCCGATCCTGAAGACAGCGCGCCATACATGGCGAAGTGTGTCGTGGTCAGAGAGCAATTTGACTGGGAAGATGACCAGCCGCTGCGGACGCCCTGGGGCAACACGGTTATCTACGAAGCGCACGTTCGCGGGCTCACGCTGCTTCATCCAGGGATCCCTGAAGAGCAGCGTGGTACCTATGCGGCGCTGGGCCATCCGGTGATGATCGACTATTTCAAACGCCTGGGGATCACGGCCATCGAGCTGCTGCCCGTGGCGCATTTTGTTACCGAACCTCGTATTTCACAGCTCGGCCTTAGCAATTACTGGGGCTATAACCCACGCGTTTTCTATGCCGTCGAAAGCTACTACGCGGTCGATCGGAATCCCCACAGGGCGGCCAATGAGCTAAGAGGGGCAATCAAAGCGCTGCACAAGGCCGGCATTGAGGTCATTCTCGACATCGTGCTGAACCATAGCGCCGAGCTGGATAAGGACGGGCCAACCCTGTCGCTGAGCGGAATCGATAACCGTAGCTATTATTGGTTAATGGACAACGGCGATTATCAGAACTGGACCGGCTGCGGGAATACCCTGAATTTAAGCACGCCGGGCGTGGTTGCCCAGATGACGGATTGCCTGCGCTATTGGGTGGACAGCTTCCACGTTGACGGTTTTCGTTTTGACCTGGCCTCGGTGATGGGACGCACGCCAGAATTCCGTCAGGATGCGCCGCTGTTTGAGGCGATCAAAAACGATCCGCACCTGTCGCAGGTGAAGCTTATCGCCGAGCCTTGGGATATTGGCCAGGGGGGGTATCAGGTGGGTAACTTCCCTCCGCTGTTTGCTGAATGGAACGATCATTTCAGGGACGGTATGCGCCGCTTCTGGCTGCGGCAGGATCTCTCTTTGGGAGGATTCGCCTGCCGTTTTGCCGGCTCAAGCGACGTCTATCGCCACGGAGAAAGGCTGCCCTCCACCAGCATTAATTTCGTCACCGCTCACGATGGATTTACGCTGCGGGACTGCGTGAGTTTTAACCAGAAACATAACGAAGCCAACGGCGAAGATAACCGCGACGGCACCCAAAGCAACTTTAGCAATAATTATGGCTATGAAGGACTTGAAGCCAATCTGATTACCAAGGAACGGCGTCGCGACAGCGTACATGCGCTGCTGACCACGCTGCTGCTCTCGCAGGGAACGCCGATGCTGCTCGCCGGAGATGAGCACGGTCACAGCCAGCACGGCAACAACAATGCCTACTGTCAGGACAATGTGCTCACCTGGCTCGACTGGGAGCAGGGAAACGACGGGCTGGCCTCCTTTACTGCGGCGCTCATTCACCTGCGGCAGGCTATTCCCGCGCTGACCGCCAACCGCTGGTGGGAAGTCGGGGACGACAACGTTCGCTGGCTGAACAAAGAAGCGCAGCCCCTGAGCGTCGATGAGTGGCAGTGTGGCGTTCACCGCCTGCAAATCCAGCTTTCCGATCGCTGGCTGATAACCATTAACGCAACCGAAGACGTTGCGGACATCGTTCTACCTGAAGGGGAATGGCGCGCCGTTCCTCCATTTGCCGGAGAGGACAACCCGGTCGTGATGGTCTTATGGCATGGTCCTGCGCACGGAGTCTGCGTGTTCCATAAGTCATGA
- the glgC gene encoding glucose-1-phosphate adenylyltransferase, whose protein sequence is MVRFEKNDPLMLARQLPIKSVALILAGGRGTRLKDLTSTRAKPAVHFGGKFRIIDFALSNCINSGIRRIGVITQYQSHTLVQHIQRGWSFFSEEMNEFVDLLPAQQRVHGENWYRGTADAVTQNLDIIRRYDAEYVVILAGDHIYKQDYSRMLIDHVEKGARCTVACMPVPVAEASAFGVMAVDVDEKIVDFVEKPENPPTLPNDSSKSLASMGIYIFDADYLFKLLEEDDQDETSSHDFGKDIIPKITRAGEAYAHPFPLSCVQSDPNAEPYWRDVGTLEAYWKANLDLASVMPELDMYDQAWPIRTHMEPLPPAKFVQDRSGSHGMTLNSLVSGGCIISGSVVVQSVLFPRVRINSFCNIDSSVLLPDVIVGRSCRLRRCIIDRACVIPEGMVVGENAEEDARRFYRSEEGIVLVTRAMLAKL, encoded by the coding sequence ATGGTCAGGTTTGAGAAAAACGATCCGCTGATGCTGGCCCGCCAGCTGCCCATCAAATCCGTTGCGCTAATTCTGGCTGGCGGCCGCGGGACCCGGCTGAAGGATCTTACGTCGACACGCGCCAAACCTGCGGTCCATTTTGGCGGCAAGTTCCGCATTATTGATTTTGCACTTTCCAACTGCATTAACTCCGGTATTCGCCGTATTGGGGTGATTACTCAGTACCAATCACACACCCTGGTGCAGCATATCCAGCGCGGCTGGTCTTTTTTTAGCGAAGAGATGAACGAGTTTGTGGATTTGCTGCCCGCCCAGCAGCGGGTGCATGGTGAAAACTGGTATCGCGGAACGGCGGACGCCGTGACCCAGAATCTGGACATTATCCGCCGCTATGACGCCGAGTATGTGGTGATCCTCGCCGGGGACCATATTTATAAGCAGGACTACTCGCGCATGCTGATCGATCACGTCGAGAAGGGCGCACGCTGCACCGTGGCCTGCATGCCTGTGCCGGTGGCAGAGGCTTCGGCGTTTGGCGTGATGGCGGTGGACGTTGATGAAAAGATTGTCGACTTCGTGGAGAAGCCGGAAAACCCGCCAACGTTGCCAAATGACAGCAGTAAGTCATTGGCAAGCATGGGGATTTATATCTTTGATGCGGATTACCTGTTCAAACTTCTGGAGGAAGATGACCAGGATGAGACCTCCAGCCACGATTTTGGCAAAGACATCATTCCTAAAATTACGCGGGCGGGAGAGGCTTATGCTCACCCGTTCCCGCTCTCCTGCGTGCAGTCCGATCCTAACGCCGAGCCTTACTGGCGCGATGTGGGAACGCTGGAAGCCTACTGGAAGGCGAACCTCGACCTGGCCTCGGTGATGCCGGAACTGGATATGTATGACCAGGCCTGGCCCATCCGAACCCACATGGAACCGCTGCCGCCCGCGAAGTTTGTGCAGGACCGCTCCGGCAGCCACGGCATGACGCTGAACTCGCTGGTTTCCGGCGGCTGCATTATCTCCGGCTCGGTGGTTGTGCAGTCGGTGCTGTTTCCGCGGGTGCGCATTAATTCATTTTGCAACATCGACTCATCCGTTCTGCTGCCGGACGTTATCGTCGGCCGCTCCTGTCGATTGCGCCGCTGCATTATCGACCGCGCCTGCGTAATCCCCGAGGGGATGGTGGTTGGCGAGAATGCAGAAGAGGATGCCCGCCGTTTCTATCGCTCTGAAGAGGGCATTGTACTGGTTACGCGCGCGATGCTGGCGAAGCTGTAG
- the glgA gene encoding glycogen synthase GlgA gives MQVLHVCSEMFPLLKTGGLADVLGALPAAQIAGGVDTRVLLPAFPDIRRGIEDIQVVAHRQTFAGEMRLLYGHYNGVGIYLIDAPHLYDRPGSPYHDTNQFAYQDNVLRFALLGWVGAEMACGLDPFWHPDVVHAHDWHAGLAPAYLAARGRPAKSVFTVHNLAYQGMFYAHHLSEIELPWWFYDMNGLEFYGQISYLKAGLYYADHITAVSPTYAREITDPHFAYGMEGLLRQRQREGRLSGILNGVDDKIWDPKNDLLLASRYTRDALEEKAENKRQLQIAMGLKVNDKVPLFAVVSRLTSQKGLDLVLEALPGLLEQGGQLALLGAGDPVLQEGFLAAAAEYPGQVGVQIGYHEAFSHRIMGGADVILVPSRFEPCGLTQLYGLKYGTLPLVRRTGGLADTVADTSLENLADGMATGFVFEDSNAWSLLRAIRRAFVLWSRPSLWRFVQRQAMNMDFSWQVAAQAYRDLYQRLL, from the coding sequence ATGCAGGTCTTACATGTCTGTTCCGAGATGTTTCCTCTGCTAAAAACAGGCGGCCTTGCGGATGTGCTGGGCGCTTTACCGGCGGCACAAATCGCCGGCGGCGTCGATACACGCGTGCTGCTTCCCGCCTTTCCTGATATCAGGCGAGGAATCGAAGATATTCAGGTGGTTGCCCACCGACAGACGTTCGCAGGCGAGATGCGCCTGCTCTACGGTCACTACAATGGCGTTGGGATCTACCTGATTGATGCGCCTCATCTCTATGACCGGCCGGGAAGCCCCTATCACGACACCAATCAGTTTGCTTACCAGGACAACGTGCTGCGATTTGCGCTGCTTGGCTGGGTAGGCGCGGAAATGGCCTGTGGGCTTGATCCTTTCTGGCACCCGGATGTGGTGCATGCCCACGACTGGCACGCCGGGCTGGCCCCGGCCTATCTGGCCGCGCGCGGGCGGCCTGCGAAATCGGTCTTTACCGTGCATAACCTTGCCTATCAGGGGATGTTCTATGCTCACCACTTAAGTGAAATCGAGCTTCCGTGGTGGTTCTACGACATGAATGGACTGGAGTTTTACGGGCAGATCTCCTACCTGAAGGCCGGGCTTTATTACGCCGATCATATTACCGCCGTCAGCCCTACCTATGCCCGGGAGATAACCGATCCGCATTTTGCCTATGGCATGGAGGGGCTGCTGCGCCAGCGCCAGCGTGAGGGGCGGCTGTCGGGTATTTTAAACGGCGTTGACGATAAAATTTGGGACCCGAAAAACGATCTGCTGTTGGCTTCACGCTACACCCGCGATGCGCTGGAAGAGAAGGCAGAGAACAAACGCCAGCTTCAGATAGCGATGGGGCTCAAGGTGAATGACAAAGTGCCGCTGTTTGCGGTAGTCAGCCGGTTGACCAGCCAGAAAGGGCTCGATCTGGTGCTTGAAGCGCTGCCCGGGTTACTGGAGCAGGGAGGGCAGCTGGCGCTGCTGGGAGCCGGAGATCCCGTGCTGCAGGAAGGGTTCCTGGCCGCAGCGGCCGAATATCCTGGCCAGGTTGGGGTACAAATTGGTTATCACGAGGCATTTTCCCACCGCATCATGGGCGGCGCGGACGTCATTCTGGTTCCAAGTCGCTTTGAACCCTGCGGCTTAACACAGCTCTACGGCCTGAAATACGGCACTTTGCCGTTGGTAAGGCGAACAGGTGGCCTGGCCGATACCGTGGCTGATACCTCGCTGGAAAACCTGGCGGACGGTATGGCGACCGGTTTTGTATTTGAAGACAGTAATGCCTGGTCGCTGCTCCGCGCGATCCGGCGTGCTTTCGTGCTGTGGTCCCGTCCGTCGCTGTGGCGTTTTGTGCAGCGGCAGGCGATGAATATGGATTTTAGCTGGCAGGTAGCGGCGCAGGCATACCGCGACCTTTATCAACGCTTGTTGTAA